The following proteins are encoded in a genomic region of Candidatus Zixiibacteriota bacterium:
- a CDS encoding alpha/beta fold hydrolase, protein MENYDYPYEVKFMELSLEGEDVRMAFMDIQPISTYNGENILLLHGKNFFGAYWKRTIEFLAVQGYRVIVPDQVGFGKSSKPDIQYSFHLLARNTKQLLEELDVDQVTVVGHSMGGMLATRFALMYPQTTKRLVLENPIGLEDYRLKVPYTSVHSAYENILGYTEKGIRDYHKTYYVKWEDKYEEYVQVHYRWTLSGEYPRLAWVSAKTFEMVYSQPVLYEFPNLTVPTLLIIGQEDRTTLGRGQVTPEVLATLGQYPELGEKTAAAIPDCTLIEMHGVGHIPHLEAFEFFQDALINFLNQSSR, encoded by the coding sequence ATGGAAAATTACGATTATCCCTACGAAGTGAAGTTTATGGAGCTGTCATTGGAGGGTGAAGATGTGCGCATGGCTTTTATGGATATCCAGCCAATAAGTACATACAATGGAGAAAACATCCTGCTTTTACATGGCAAGAACTTCTTCGGAGCTTACTGGAAACGCACGATCGAATTCCTTGCCGTCCAGGGCTACCGGGTGATCGTCCCGGATCAGGTCGGCTTCGGCAAATCCTCCAAGCCGGATATCCAGTACAGCTTTCACCTTCTGGCTCGCAATACCAAACAGCTTCTGGAAGAGCTGGATGTCGACCAGGTCACCGTGGTGGGGCATTCGATGGGAGGGATGCTGGCGACCAGGTTTGCCCTGATGTACCCGCAGACGACAAAACGACTGGTCCTGGAGAATCCGATCGGGCTGGAAGATTATCGTCTGAAGGTTCCCTATACCAGCGTTCATTCAGCTTACGAAAACATTCTCGGTTATACCGAGAAAGGTATTCGCGACTACCACAAGACTTACTATGTCAAATGGGAGGACAAGTACGAGGAATATGTCCAGGTGCATTACCGCTGGACTTTAAGCGGTGAATACCCGCGCCTGGCATGGGTCTCTGCCAAGACCTTTGAGATGGTCTATTCCCAGCCGGTTCTGTATGAGTTTCCGAATCTGACTGTTCCGACTTTGCTGATAATCGGACAGGAGGATCGTACCACGCTGGGACGCGGGCAGGTTACTCCTGAGGTCCTGGCCACCCTCGGACAGTATCCCGAACTGGGCGAAAAAACCGCCGCCGCCATCCCGGACTGTACCCTGATTGAAATGCATGGGGTTGGACATATCCCGCATCTGGAAGCGTTCGAATTTTTCCAGGACGCTCTTATAAATTTTTTGAATCAATCATCGCGTTAA